From Bacillus sp. Bos-x628, the proteins below share one genomic window:
- a CDS encoding extracellular solute-binding protein, which yields MRRKKLWLIAFVLLFAASGILSACSSKGASSSDEKVDLDKKVKLTWMAILYHQQPPKDTVLKEIEKLTNTELDITWVPDAVKEDRLNSALAAGNLPQIVTIQDIKNSSAINAFRSGMFWEIGPYLKDYPNLSKMNKLINKNASIDGKLYGIYRERPLSRQGIVIRKDWLENLNLDTPNTLDDLYEVAKAFTEKDPNQNGKDDTIGFTDRNDLMYGAFKTLGSYEGMPTDWKEENGKFTPDFMTDEYMNTMKYMKKLRDNGYINKDFPVTSKTQQQELFSQGKAGIYVGNMVDAVNLRDDATDKNIKVDIINRIKGPDGKERVWASGGHNGIFAFPKTSVKSEAELKRILAFFDRIAEEDVYGLMTYGIEGKHYKKEEGNTFVRKESQVKAWQTDVQPLVSLVGIDKRYLKNKGDPVRTKYEELEEDNKNIIVVNPAESLYSETASERGNELKKIVDDATYKFILGDMDEAQFKKEVEKWKSNGGNKIIEEYETSYEKSK from the coding sequence ATGAGGAGAAAGAAATTATGGTTGATAGCGTTTGTCCTGCTGTTTGCAGCAAGCGGCATTCTTTCAGCGTGCTCAAGTAAAGGAGCAAGCTCATCAGATGAAAAGGTTGATTTAGATAAGAAAGTGAAGCTGACGTGGATGGCCATTTTGTATCACCAGCAGCCGCCGAAGGATACGGTGTTAAAAGAAATTGAAAAGTTAACAAATACAGAGCTTGATATCACTTGGGTTCCTGATGCTGTGAAGGAAGATCGTTTAAATTCAGCATTAGCCGCGGGAAATCTCCCGCAAATTGTGACGATTCAAGATATTAAAAATTCATCTGCTATTAATGCATTCAGATCAGGTATGTTCTGGGAAATCGGTCCATATTTAAAGGATTATCCAAATTTAAGTAAGATGAACAAATTGATCAATAAAAATGCCTCTATAGATGGCAAGCTTTACGGGATTTATAGAGAGAGGCCACTTTCAAGACAAGGGATTGTCATTCGAAAAGATTGGCTTGAAAATTTAAATTTGGATACACCAAACACGCTAGATGATCTTTATGAAGTAGCCAAAGCATTTACTGAAAAAGACCCGAATCAAAATGGGAAAGACGATACGATTGGTTTTACAGATCGAAATGATTTGATGTATGGAGCGTTTAAGACACTTGGTTCTTATGAAGGGATGCCAACAGATTGGAAAGAAGAAAACGGCAAATTCACGCCGGATTTTATGACAGATGAGTATATGAATACAATGAAATATATGAAAAAGCTACGTGATAATGGATACATCAATAAAGACTTCCCGGTCACAAGCAAAACGCAGCAGCAGGAATTATTTTCACAAGGAAAAGCAGGTATTTATGTTGGGAATATGGTAGATGCTGTGAACTTGAGAGATGATGCAACAGATAAAAACATAAAGGTTGATATCATTAACCGAATCAAAGGACCAGATGGCAAAGAACGGGTGTGGGCATCAGGTGGTCACAATGGCATCTTTGCATTCCCTAAAACAAGTGTAAAATCAGAAGCTGAATTAAAACGGATTTTGGCTTTCTTTGATCGCATTGCTGAAGAAGATGTGTATGGATTAATGACTTACGGAATAGAGGGGAAGCATTATAAGAAAGAAGAAGGGAATACGTTTGTTCGTAAAGAAAGCCAGGTCAAAGCTTGGCAAACGGATGTACAGCCGCTGGTGAGTCTCGTTGGAATTGATAAGCGTTACTTAAAAAATAAAGGTGACCCTGTTCGTACAAAATATGAAGAGCTGGAAGAAGATAACAAAAACATTATTGTGGTCAATCCTGCAGAAAGTCTGTATTCAGAAACTGCATCAGAGCGTGGAAACGAACTGAAAAAAATTGTCGATGATGCAACCTATAAGTTCATTCTTGGAGATATGGATGAAGCGCAATTTAAGAAAGAAGTAGAGAAGTGGAAGTCAAATGGCGGAAACAAAATCATTGAGGAATATGAGACTTCCTATGAGAAATCAAAATAA
- a CDS encoding aldo/keto reductase — MNNLQSTKTLNNGVNMPGFGLGVFQVEDGAELIEAVKTAITIGYRSIDTASIYGNEEGVGRGIRLGLKETGLRREDLFITSKVWNDDLGYESTLKAYEESLRKLQLDYLDLYLIHWPVEGKFKEAWRALETLYRQGKVRAIGVSNFQPHHLDELLKDAQIIPAINQVEYHPKLTQENVHAYLKAHGIQMEAWSPLMQGELLHHPLIKELAKKYNKTPAQMILRWDVQQDVITIPKSTKPHRLKENAQIFDFAISDEDMKRLSDLNENKRIGPDPDNFDF; from the coding sequence ATGAACAACTTACAAAGTACAAAAACATTAAACAATGGTGTCAACATGCCAGGTTTTGGTCTTGGTGTTTTTCAAGTAGAAGATGGAGCAGAATTAATTGAAGCAGTGAAAACAGCAATCACAATAGGCTATCGTAGCATTGATACAGCTTCTATTTATGGAAATGAGGAAGGCGTTGGGCGAGGAATACGACTTGGCTTAAAAGAAACTGGGCTTCGCCGCGAAGACTTATTTATCACGTCAAAAGTGTGGAATGACGACCTTGGCTATGAATCAACTTTAAAAGCATATGAAGAAAGCCTTAGGAAGCTTCAGCTTGATTATCTTGACTTGTACCTCATTCATTGGCCTGTTGAGGGGAAATTTAAGGAAGCTTGGCGTGCACTTGAAACACTGTATCGTCAAGGAAAAGTCAGAGCCATTGGTGTGAGCAACTTCCAGCCACATCATTTAGATGAATTATTAAAGGATGCTCAAATCATACCTGCAATTAACCAAGTAGAATATCATCCAAAACTCACGCAAGAGAATGTACATGCGTATTTGAAAGCCCATGGCATCCAAATGGAAGCTTGGTCACCGCTCATGCAAGGAGAACTGTTACATCACCCGCTCATTAAGGAGCTTGCCAAAAAATATAACAAAACACCTGCTCAAATGATTTTACGCTGGGATGTTCAGCAAGACGTAATTACCATTCCAAAATCAACAAAGCCACATCGTTTAAAAGAGAACGCTCAAATCTTTGATTTTGCCATTTCTGATGAAGATATGAAGCGTCTATCTGATTTAAATGAAAATAAACGAATTGGACCTGACCCTGACAATTTCGACTTTTAA
- a CDS encoding MFS transporter, with the protein MKKQHNHFALLALAVSAFAIGTTEFISVGLLPMISEDFGVSVSQAGWTVSLYALGVTFGAPILTSLTSTMKRKTLLLLIMLVFLVGNTLADIAPTFSVLLAGRVISALSHGVFMSIGSTIAASLVVKEKRASAIAFMFTGLTVATVTGVPFGTFLGHQFGWRTSFGVIVIIGLTALIANYFLVPSHLKQGMKTTFKDQAALLKTKRILLLFVITATGYGGTFVVFTYLSPLLQHVTGLQPGTVTLMLLLYGISIALGNVIGGKVANRQPMKALMYMFFIQSIILFLLPFTAEFTFFGIGTVMLMGLFAFMNVPGLQVAVVDFAERYTPGAVDVASALNIAAFNAGIAIGSFLGGIVTDTLGLVHTGWIGGTMVLMASILTIISFKLEQKENITQHSNDIKESCI; encoded by the coding sequence ATGAAAAAGCAACATAATCATTTTGCCCTTTTAGCACTTGCTGTTAGTGCTTTTGCCATAGGAACAACTGAATTTATTAGTGTCGGCCTTCTACCGATGATTTCAGAGGACTTTGGTGTGAGCGTGAGTCAGGCAGGCTGGACTGTTTCTTTATATGCGCTTGGTGTGACCTTTGGCGCTCCAATCCTGACGTCTCTCACCTCAACCATGAAAAGAAAGACATTGCTTTTGCTCATTATGCTCGTCTTCTTGGTTGGAAATACACTTGCCGACATTGCACCGACATTTTCAGTGTTGCTGGCAGGACGCGTCATTTCTGCCTTGTCACATGGCGTATTTATGTCCATCGGCTCTACCATTGCCGCAAGCCTTGTTGTGAAAGAAAAACGGGCAAGCGCCATTGCCTTTATGTTCACTGGTTTAACAGTAGCAACCGTCACTGGTGTGCCATTCGGTACTTTTCTCGGACATCAATTCGGTTGGCGGACTTCATTTGGCGTCATTGTCATCATTGGTCTAACCGCACTGATTGCCAACTACTTTCTTGTCCCGTCTCATTTAAAACAAGGGATGAAAACGACATTTAAAGATCAAGCTGCCTTATTAAAGACCAAAAGAATTCTACTTCTGTTTGTGATTACAGCGACAGGTTATGGAGGAACCTTTGTAGTCTTTACGTATTTATCACCACTGTTGCAACATGTGACAGGTCTTCAGCCAGGAACTGTCACCCTTATGCTACTTTTATACGGCATCAGCATCGCACTTGGAAATGTCATTGGCGGAAAGGTAGCCAACAGACAGCCAATGAAGGCGCTGATGTATATGTTTTTCATCCAAAGTATCATATTATTTCTCCTCCCCTTCACTGCCGAGTTCACCTTCTTTGGAATCGGTACGGTGATGCTCATGGGGCTGTTTGCTTTCATGAACGTACCAGGATTGCAGGTAGCAGTCGTTGATTTTGCAGAAAGATATACACCGGGAGCTGTTGATGTGGCTTCTGCTCTTAATATTGCTGCCTTTAATGCCGGCATCGCCATTGGTTCTTTTTTAGGCGGAATAGTCACAGATACATTGGGATTAGTTCATACAGGATGGATTGGCGGCACGATGGTACTCATGGCGTCTATCCTCACAATCATCAGTTTTAAACTTGAACAAAAAGAAAACATCACACAACATTCAAATGATATAAAGGAGTCATGTATATGA
- a CDS encoding winged helix-turn-helix transcriptional regulator: MEKKKYNISVEATLEVIGGKWKCVILCHLTHGKKRTSELKRLMPNITQKMLTQQLRELESDGVINRIVYEQVPPKVEYELSEYGQSLEKILNALCDWGAAHIERVYGEPLSVLEDSILNEQFK; the protein is encoded by the coding sequence ATGGAAAAGAAAAAGTATAATATTTCCGTTGAAGCAACACTTGAGGTAATCGGGGGGAAGTGGAAGTGCGTAATCTTATGTCATTTGACGCATGGGAAAAAACGCACCAGTGAATTAAAACGTCTTATGCCGAATATCACACAAAAAATGCTTACACAGCAACTGAGAGAACTTGAAAGTGACGGCGTCATTAACCGCATTGTGTATGAACAGGTGCCGCCTAAAGTGGAATATGAATTAAGTGAGTATGGACAGTCGCTCGAAAAAATCCTGAATGCTTTATGTGATTGGGGAGCAGCCCATATTGAGCGAGTATACGGAGAACCGCTTTCAGTGCTGGAAGATAGCATCTTGAATGAACAATTCAAATAA
- a CDS encoding helix-turn-helix domain-containing protein, whose product MKRRQYKFYYKLVTFFFMLSTIPVIIVGIFSYQHSQKIALENISNEKLDSVKQTRSNIEHILKTVDHSLTHYVSSPPLLQTLAEPLKPDQFQLYNQVQQELNYLQTFDTDLSNITLVSEIEEWYMNNSGLYHLTTGDQEKALKTYINIPSHSSWALEENNPLVATKEGKTSFCQYNVNLIKQLPMNSVQKKGIAVASIPSCVIADNMPDFSQSDSMFVIDTNGKVLLHNRKEKIGDSVKNQNFVKHVLSREDRTGQFDMQINELNYKITFQKSDYNEWTYLSVVSIPQLKQQTKSIGWITFIICFLLLALSLLCSWFGSRHFYKPIRLLYESFARNESSLHKQPYQNEFELIESSIKQMKDQNNDLEERIEQQVTHLQQYFMVRLLLGKLSEEEINNRFQSLGFPRQWSNLSLLVTQIDTLKGTPYEKKDADLLLFAMNGLIEQIIPKDEHLQPTVVGQHQTTIVLNQSMSEEEFTEYLNQLAETIQQRIEDELGLSISIGISRLFTDLTMAKHAYIEGKEALKYRLKAEKKSIIYYQNIQHGKTFKTHFPKQLQHDLFDAIKACDQGKADHYLHVLLQSIFSKNAGPHEYHIALARFLNNLIELMHLLGIELFEVEDNKMLYDAIFEFKTFEDTEAWLKHKIIMPIIDQLGAREDSQYKNISEKIIHIIHQEFDSDLTLDEIATRLHYNPNYLSSIFRKEMDISFSEYLSSYRHHVAKNWLVETDMSVKEISEKLKYKNPQNFIRSFKKIEGTTPGKYRDQKKEK is encoded by the coding sequence ATGAAAAGAAGGCAGTATAAATTTTATTACAAGCTTGTGACGTTTTTTTTCATGCTTAGCACCATTCCTGTTATCATTGTCGGTATTTTTTCTTATCAGCATTCGCAAAAAATAGCACTTGAAAATATCTCAAATGAAAAACTGGACAGCGTCAAACAAACGCGATCCAATATTGAGCATATTTTAAAAACGGTTGATCATTCTCTCACTCACTATGTCAGTTCGCCGCCTCTCCTTCAAACACTGGCAGAACCTTTAAAACCAGATCAATTCCAGCTTTATAATCAAGTACAACAGGAGCTTAACTACTTGCAAACCTTCGACACAGACCTATCCAATATTACGCTCGTCAGCGAGATAGAAGAATGGTACATGAACAATTCAGGTCTCTATCATTTAACCACTGGAGATCAAGAAAAAGCGTTAAAAACATATATCAATATTCCAAGCCACTCTAGCTGGGCACTTGAAGAGAATAATCCGCTCGTCGCTACAAAAGAAGGAAAAACATCCTTTTGTCAGTACAATGTGAACTTAATCAAACAACTTCCAATGAACAGTGTCCAAAAAAAGGGGATAGCGGTCGCAAGTATCCCAAGCTGCGTGATTGCAGACAATATGCCTGATTTCTCTCAATCTGATAGTATGTTCGTAATTGATACCAACGGGAAAGTGTTGCTGCATAATCGCAAAGAAAAAATCGGTGATTCCGTGAAAAACCAAAATTTCGTCAAGCATGTATTGTCACGTGAAGACAGAACGGGACAATTTGACATGCAGATCAATGAACTCAATTATAAAATTACTTTTCAAAAGTCAGACTATAATGAATGGACGTACTTATCTGTTGTCTCAATCCCTCAACTGAAGCAGCAAACGAAATCAATTGGGTGGATCACTTTTATTATCTGCTTTCTTTTGTTAGCGCTTTCATTATTGTGTTCATGGTTTGGTTCCCGGCATTTTTATAAACCGATCCGATTATTATACGAGTCCTTTGCCCGCAATGAATCATCTTTGCATAAACAACCTTACCAAAATGAATTTGAATTAATCGAGTCGAGTATTAAACAAATGAAAGATCAAAACAATGATTTAGAGGAACGCATTGAACAGCAAGTCACTCACTTACAGCAATATTTTATGGTACGGCTTTTACTCGGAAAGCTTTCTGAAGAAGAAATTAACAACCGATTTCAAAGTCTAGGTTTTCCTCGTCAATGGTCCAATTTATCCTTGCTTGTCACACAAATTGATACTTTAAAAGGAACACCATATGAGAAAAAGGATGCAGACTTGCTTTTATTTGCAATGAATGGGCTCATAGAGCAGATTATTCCAAAAGATGAGCACTTACAGCCAACCGTTGTGGGGCAGCATCAAACAACCATTGTACTCAATCAATCGATGTCAGAAGAAGAATTTACAGAATATTTAAATCAATTAGCTGAAACCATTCAGCAGCGTATCGAGGATGAGCTCGGTTTGTCCATTAGTATTGGAATTAGCCGGCTGTTTACGGACCTCACAATGGCCAAACACGCTTATATCGAAGGGAAAGAAGCCTTAAAGTATAGACTCAAAGCCGAGAAAAAGTCCATCATCTATTATCAAAATATCCAGCATGGGAAGACGTTTAAAACCCATTTTCCAAAACAGTTGCAACATGATCTATTTGATGCGATTAAAGCATGTGATCAAGGGAAAGCCGATCATTATTTACATGTGCTCTTACAATCTATTTTCTCAAAAAATGCAGGACCGCATGAATATCATATCGCCCTCGCCCGATTTTTAAATAACTTAATTGAGCTGATGCACCTACTAGGGATTGAATTATTTGAAGTAGAAGACAACAAAATGCTCTATGATGCGATCTTTGAGTTTAAAACATTTGAAGATACGGAGGCATGGCTCAAACATAAGATAATTATGCCGATTATTGATCAGCTCGGTGCGCGCGAGGATTCACAATACAAAAATATCTCTGAGAAGATCATTCATATCATTCATCAAGAATTTGACTCAGATCTCACACTGGATGAAATTGCGACACGCCTGCATTACAATCCAAATTATTTAAGCAGTATTTTCAGAAAGGAAATGGACATCTCTTTTAGTGAATATCTCTCGTCCTACAGGCATCATGTTGCCAAAAACTGGCTTGTTGAAACAGATATGTCAGTGAAAGAAATTTCGGAAAAACTGAAATATAAAAATCCGCAAAACTTCATTCGATCATTCAAAAAGATAGAAGGCACGACTCCTGGCAAATATCGTGACCAGAAAAAAGAAAAATAA
- a CDS encoding sugar ABC transporter permease encodes MKTQDVTAKGVPAAALKKEKRKRLLNQLLSQKFLYLMILPGLIYFIIFKYVPMWGLIIAFQDYQPFLGILGSEWVGFKHFIRLFTEPTFFILLKNTLILFAMNVVIFFPIPIILALLLNEVRLALFKKFVQTMIYIPHFMSWVIVVSLSFVLLTVDGGLINELIAFFGGEKINFLLSQEWFRPMYILQVIWRESGWSTIIYLAAITAVDPQLYEAAKMDGAGRLRQMWHITLPAIKSVIVVLLILKIGDTLELGFEHVYLLLNATNREVAEIFDTYVYTAGLKQGQFSYSTAVGLFKAAVGLILVMMANRLAKKFGEEGIY; translated from the coding sequence ATGAAAACACAGGATGTCACTGCCAAGGGTGTGCCTGCGGCAGCTTTGAAAAAAGAAAAGAGAAAGCGCTTACTTAATCAATTACTTAGTCAAAAATTTTTGTATTTAATGATTTTGCCGGGGCTGATTTACTTTATCATCTTTAAATATGTGCCTATGTGGGGACTTATCATCGCCTTTCAAGATTATCAGCCGTTTCTCGGTATTCTTGGCAGTGAGTGGGTCGGATTTAAACATTTTATTCGTTTATTTACAGAACCGACATTTTTCATTTTGTTAAAAAATACGTTGATTTTATTTGCCATGAATGTTGTGATTTTTTTTCCGATTCCGATCATATTGGCACTTCTTTTAAACGAAGTCAGATTGGCTTTATTTAAGAAGTTTGTTCAAACAATGATTTATATTCCGCATTTTATGTCATGGGTGATTGTCGTGTCCTTATCTTTTGTTTTATTAACGGTAGATGGCGGATTGATTAATGAACTGATTGCTTTTTTTGGAGGAGAAAAAATTAACTTCCTACTCAGCCAAGAATGGTTTAGACCAATGTACATTTTACAGGTCATTTGGAGAGAATCAGGGTGGTCTACAATTATTTATCTTGCGGCGATCACGGCGGTCGATCCGCAGCTATATGAAGCAGCAAAAATGGACGGCGCAGGTCGCTTGAGACAGATGTGGCATATTACACTCCCTGCAATTAAGAGCGTGATTGTCGTACTGCTTATTTTAAAAATTGGTGATACGTTAGAACTAGGGTTTGAACACGTCTACCTATTACTCAATGCAACGAATCGAGAAGTAGCAGAAATCTTCGATACGTACGTCTATACAGCGGGGTTAAAACAAGGACAATTCAGCTATAGTACTGCTGTTGGTTTATTTAAAGCAGCTGTTGGGCTTATTTTAGTCATGATGGCCAATCGTTTAGCAAAAAAGTTCGGAGAAGAAGGTATTTACTAA
- a CDS encoding glycoside hydrolase family 105 protein has translation MSLSTEKTSPLEHAEKLAQTIMKAYTPSELPPAGRWHYHQGVFLCGVMKLYEATRNEMYFAYVKAYADSLIDDYGNLLFRRDELDAIQAGLLLFPLYEKTGDERYVRVAEKLRGLYNTLNRTSEGGFWHKDKYAYQMWLDGLYMGGPFALKYAKLKGEEELIDMVIHQEHLMRKHTKDENTGLYYHAWDERKVMPWADQETGCSPEFWARSFGWYVLALADMIEDLPDQHQARHVWKDTLAAMLESVAKYQDEESGLWYQIIDKGSHSDNWLESSGSCLFMYAMAKAMNKGYVSLRYTDQIVKAYEGLIQYKTAVKENGDFAVSDICIGTSAGFYDYYIGRDQSTNDLHGAGAFIMALTELEKLSVFQKA, from the coding sequence ATGAGTTTATCTACTGAAAAGACTTCACCGCTTGAGCATGCAGAAAAATTAGCACAGACAATAATGAAAGCGTATACACCAAGTGAACTACCGCCGGCAGGAAGATGGCATTATCATCAAGGGGTATTCCTTTGCGGTGTCATGAAGCTCTATGAAGCCACAAGGAATGAGATGTATTTTGCGTATGTAAAAGCCTATGCGGATTCATTGATTGATGACTATGGGAACCTGTTATTTCGCAGGGATGAGCTCGATGCTATTCAGGCAGGGTTACTCTTATTTCCGCTTTACGAAAAAACTGGAGATGAGCGTTACGTTCGAGTAGCGGAGAAACTGCGCGGACTTTATAACACATTGAATCGCACCTCTGAAGGCGGATTTTGGCATAAAGACAAATACGCCTATCAAATGTGGCTGGATGGTCTCTATATGGGCGGACCTTTTGCGCTAAAGTATGCAAAGCTTAAAGGGGAAGAAGAGCTGATCGATATGGTCATCCATCAAGAACACTTGATGAGAAAGCATACAAAAGATGAAAATACAGGCTTATATTATCATGCTTGGGATGAACGAAAAGTGATGCCGTGGGCAGATCAAGAGACCGGCTGTTCTCCAGAGTTTTGGGCGAGGTCCTTTGGCTGGTATGTGCTGGCATTAGCAGATATGATCGAGGATTTGCCAGATCAGCATCAGGCTCGTCACGTGTGGAAGGATACACTGGCTGCCATGCTGGAAAGTGTAGCGAAATATCAGGATGAAGAGTCAGGACTCTGGTATCAAATCATAGACAAAGGAAGTCATTCTGATAATTGGCTTGAAAGCTCAGGATCTTGCCTGTTTATGTATGCAATGGCAAAGGCAATGAATAAAGGATATGTGAGTCTTCGTTATACTGATCAGATTGTGAAAGCCTATGAAGGATTGATCCAATATAAGACGGCGGTTAAAGAAAATGGCGATTTTGCTGTAAGTGATATTTGTATCGGAACTTCTGCTGGGTTCTATGATTACTACATTGGAAGAGATCAGAGTACAAATGACTTGCACGGGGCAGGCGCTTTTATTATGGCGTTAACTGAGCTGGAGAAGCTGTCTGTTTTTCAAAAGGCATGA
- a CDS encoding lipoprotein YteS: MRRIQRVAVLMIAFIAVLCMVACQRNTEGINVLIFSDMSKGMKDQLMEKAFPPNQQKWDVQILPAIPEKLLVEITAKEGDVMFVPEDMFRTYDDPEGFKLLDEMAIDDQATGPYTIENPKTGKEVDYAVQISKGTKELNGYTFRLNRDMVAFIPVYAEKSEEALSLIKQLRENR; this comes from the coding sequence ATGAGGAGGATACAAAGGGTTGCGGTGCTGATGATTGCTTTCATCGCTGTCCTTTGCATGGTCGCCTGTCAGAGAAATACAGAAGGTATCAACGTACTCATTTTTTCTGATATGTCAAAGGGGATGAAAGATCAACTGATGGAAAAGGCCTTTCCTCCTAATCAACAAAAATGGGACGTTCAAATTCTTCCTGCGATTCCAGAGAAGCTGCTTGTTGAAATTACAGCAAAAGAAGGAGACGTCATGTTCGTTCCTGAAGACATGTTTAGAACGTATGATGATCCTGAGGGCTTTAAACTGCTTGATGAGATGGCGATAGATGATCAGGCAACGGGACCATATACAATTGAGAACCCAAAAACCGGAAAAGAAGTAGATTATGCTGTCCAAATATCAAAAGGAACGAAAGAATTAAACGGTTATACATTTCGGCTAAACCGGGATATGGTCGCCTTTATTCCAGTATATGCGGAGAAATCCGAAGAAGCGTTGTCTCTCATAAAACAACTTCGTGAAAATCGATAG
- a CDS encoding Gfo/Idh/MocA family oxidoreductase codes for MKRVVICGLSHRAFNMFIKPLTEDFNDRYMITGLLDIDKKRYILCQERFPSLRGVPFFREDEFDRMVKESRPDIVIVAGRDDTHVTYILKALDHDLDVITEKPMVTTAKDAKIVMDKEAKSKGKVTVTFNYRYNPFHRKIKELILEGKIGKVTSVELSWLIDTYHGASYFKRWNRTRQFSGGLSIHKSTHHFDLVNWWIDQKPKQVFAYGALNYYGKRSQWNPLQDEENRYCGTCQVKDQCHYEARWNPRVERSMVEDDHIQSGQEQSELYSNYRPDACIFDEEIDIEDTYVASVVYDQGALLSYSIQFSAPYEGYRLAINGTNGRIETNEFHVPSRIPFQYPEQTISYYPMFGSKETIEVVKQPGGHGGGDPLLLADLFLGKDPLIHYDISAGAEAGAYSIALGEGMWRSVAEKRPIEIEELFQKERV; via the coding sequence GTGAAACGAGTGGTCATTTGCGGGCTGAGTCATCGCGCCTTTAATATGTTTATTAAACCGCTCACAGAGGATTTCAATGATCGTTATATGATAACAGGGCTCTTAGATATTGATAAAAAGAGGTATATACTTTGTCAGGAACGCTTTCCATCTCTAAGGGGTGTTCCGTTTTTCCGCGAGGATGAATTCGATCGGATGGTAAAGGAATCTAGACCGGACATCGTCATTGTCGCAGGGCGTGATGATACACATGTCACCTATATATTAAAGGCGCTTGATCATGATCTAGATGTCATCACTGAAAAGCCGATGGTGACAACAGCAAAAGATGCCAAAATAGTGATGGATAAAGAGGCTAAAAGCAAAGGGAAGGTCACTGTCACCTTTAATTATCGCTACAATCCATTCCACCGGAAAATAAAAGAACTGATTTTAGAGGGAAAGATTGGAAAGGTCACATCAGTTGAATTAAGCTGGCTCATTGATACGTATCATGGAGCCAGTTATTTCAAAAGATGGAACCGCACACGTCAATTCTCGGGCGGGCTTTCTATTCATAAGTCGACCCATCACTTTGATTTAGTGAACTGGTGGATTGATCAAAAGCCTAAGCAAGTATTTGCTTACGGTGCTCTGAACTATTATGGAAAAAGAAGTCAGTGGAATCCATTGCAGGATGAAGAAAACAGATATTGCGGGACGTGTCAGGTGAAAGATCAATGCCATTATGAAGCACGATGGAATCCGCGGGTAGAGCGCTCGATGGTGGAGGATGATCATATCCAATCAGGACAAGAGCAGTCCGAGCTTTATTCAAATTACCGCCCTGATGCGTGTATTTTTGATGAGGAAATTGACATTGAAGATACATACGTGGCGTCTGTCGTTTATGATCAAGGTGCCCTGCTGAGTTACTCGATTCAATTCTCAGCTCCATATGAAGGATACCGACTAGCCATAAATGGGACGAACGGGCGAATTGAAACTAATGAGTTTCACGTACCTTCGAGAATACCTTTTCAATACCCTGAACAAACCATTTCTTACTACCCAATGTTTGGCTCTAAAGAGACAATTGAAGTAGTGAAGCAGCCAGGCGGACATGGGGGAGGAGATCCGCTTTTATTGGCTGATTTATTTTTAGGAAAAGATCCACTCATTCACTATGACATCTCTGCAGGAGCAGAGGCTGGTGCTTATTCGATTGCCCTTGGAGAAGGAATGTGGCGTTCAGTCGCAGAAAAACGTCCGATCGAAATAGAAGAACTGTTTCAGAAAGAGAGGGTGTAA
- a CDS encoding YesL family protein: MDYDGSMSRMLRMCEWVMRLAYTNLLWLLFTLLGLGFFGVMPATTALFSVMRKWIQGHAQVKVFRMFWKVYREEFLRSNLIGVVLLMIGTIIYVDLAYIYPTNFFLHALRFAIYIFGFLYIVSLFYIFPLLAHFDWKKRLYLKFSLLLGISYLQYTLSMLAFSVLVFFLFAYLPGIVPFFSMSILAYGHMWLAYQVFKKIAFDSEQKTVDVKKRLPSFLQSKRVNTH, from the coding sequence ATGGATTATGATGGATCAATGAGCAGAATGCTGAGAATGTGTGAATGGGTAATGCGGCTTGCCTATACGAATTTGCTTTGGCTTTTGTTCACATTGCTAGGACTAGGTTTCTTTGGGGTGATGCCAGCGACGACAGCGCTATTTTCAGTGATGAGAAAGTGGATACAAGGACATGCACAAGTAAAGGTATTCCGCATGTTTTGGAAGGTATACCGAGAGGAGTTTCTTCGGTCGAATCTGATTGGAGTGGTTCTTCTCATGATTGGAACCATTATTTATGTGGACTTGGCTTATATTTATCCAACTAACTTTTTCTTACATGCTCTCCGTTTTGCCATTTATATATTTGGTTTCCTGTATATTGTCAGCTTGTTTTATATTTTCCCACTGCTTGCTCATTTTGATTGGAAAAAACGACTATATTTGAAATTTTCCCTTCTGCTCGGTATCTCATATTTACAATATACACTCTCAATGCTTGCTTTCTCGGTATTGGTGTTTTTCCTTTTTGCTTATTTGCCAGGGATCGTTCCGTTTTTCAGCATGAGTATCCTTGCGTATGGTCACATGTGGCTAGCCTATCAAGTATTTAAAAAGATCGCGTTTGATAGCGAGCAAAAGACAGTAGATGTGAAGAAACGACTGCCGTCTTTCCTGCAATCAAAGCGGGTGAATACTCATTAA